The following DNA comes from Mycobacteroides immunogenum.
GCAAGGCCATGATCCGGCCCAGCTCGGGGCTGTAGCCGTCCAGGAATTCGGCGTACTCGGCGTCGTAGATCAGGACACGGGCGCCTTCGCGCTCGGCGACCTCCTTGGTCTGCGGACCCGAGAAGTCGGTGTTGAGCAGGATCACGCGGGCGCCGGCGCGGTGGGCGGCGTAGTTGGCGATGATGAACCAGCGGTGGTTGCGCGCCAGGATCGCGACTCCGTCGCCGCCCTTGATGCCGAGCCGATTCAGACCGTGCGCCAGTGCGTTCACCGCGTCGTTCAGTTCGGCGTAGGTCAGCGAGCCCTCATCGTCGATGATGGCGGTGCGCGACGGGCTGCGGTGCGCACCGAACGCGGGTACCGCGCCGATCTCTCCGAACCGATAGAAGTCCCTGACGATGCCCGCCAGCACGTTCGGCGGGTCCAATTTCAGCATCCCCGCCTCAATGACCTTGCGGAGATAATGCAGCTCAGCGCCACCGCGCTTCGCAAGAGTCTGGAGCTTCGAGAAGAGCGGCCGTTCGGCGGTGATCGACATGATCGACAGCCTATGTGACCTCCCTCTCAGCGGCACATCCAACCGGTCGGTCGGGGGCCTGTCACCAAGTACGCCCAGGAAAGTCGGTCTACAGCCCTACGATGACGCCATGGCAGACCTTGTGCTGCAGGTCGCGGGGCGCGAGGTCACCATCACGCACCCCAGCAAAGTGGTCTTTCCCCCGGGTGACGACACAGTGGGCATTACCAAGGGCGATCTGGTCCGCTACTACCTCGATGTCGCCGATGGGGCGCTGCGCGGGGTCCGTGATCGGCCGATGATCCTCAAACGGTTCGTCAAGGGCATCTCCAACGAGGCGGTGTTCCAGAAGCGAGTGCCTGAGAAGCGACCAGACTGGGTCGCATCCGCCGAACTGCACTATGCGCGCGGCACCTCCGCCCGGGAAGCTGTTGTCACCGACGCGGCATCGCTGGCCTGGGTGGTCAACCTGGGCTGTGTTGACCTCAATCCCCATCCCGTGCGCGCACATGACCTAGACCATCCCGACGAACTGCGCATCGATCTTGATCCGGTCCCCGGGGTGCCGTGGGGCCAGATCCTGGACGTCGCGTTTGTTGTTCGCGGAGTGCTGGAGGATCACGGGCTGACCGCCTGGCCGAAGACCTCCGGTTCGCGCGGCTTCCACATCTATGCGCCGGTCGCCCCGCGGTGGACCTTCCGGGAGCTTCGGTTGGCCGCCGAGACGGTGGCCCGCGAGGTGGAGCGCCGCGCCCCGGACCTCGCGACCAGCCGCTGGTGGAAGGAGGAACGCCACGGCGTGTTCGTCGACTTCAACCAGAACGCGAAGGACCGCACGGTGGCGTCGGCCTACTCCGTGCGGGCGACGCCGGATGCCCGGGTGTCGACGCCGTTGCACTGGGATGAGGTCGCCGGGTGCCGCCCCGAGTCATTCACCCTGCATACGGTGCGGGAACGCTTCGCGGACGTCGGTGATCCATGGCGGGGCATGGACGATGCCACCGGGGCACTGGATCAACTACTGGAGTTGGCCGCCGAGCTAGGGCCCGCGGAGAAGGCGCCCAAGGGCGCCTCTCGAGACGGACGCCGCCAGTCAACGATGCCCCTCATCGAAATCGCCAGGACGAAGACCAAGCCAGAAGCCCAAGCCGCACTTGACGTCTGGCGAGAAAGCCACTCGAGCGTGGCTGAACTCCTTGAGCCACAGGATATTCTGATCGACGGCATGCGTGGGCCGAGCTCCGTTTGGTATCGGGTGCGTATCAACCTGGTGCATGTCCCCGAGGCGCAGCGGCCCGCGCAGGAAGAGTTGATCGCGGACTATTCCCCCTGGGGCTAGGCCTCGCGCGCGGGCAGGGCAGCCACCGAGGCCGCCCCCATTACCACCGCTGACAATGCCACGGCGGCACCGAGGGCCGAAGTGGTCCTGCTGAGCTCTCCCCTGCGCCCGGCCGCAACCAGCACCGCGGCATCAACCGCATCGGTGAGTACGTTCAGTTTCAAGAAGGTTCCTGGGGAGGTGAATACACCCAGGCGTGACAAACCCAGAGCCAGCAGCGCGTTGCGGATGCCGAACATACGGCCCATCGGAATGGCCGGCGTCCCAGCCGCCTCCATCCGAAAGACACGGGCGAATACGTTTGGCGTGAGGAGACTGCCCGAGGCAATAAGCGAGCGCCCCGCGATCAAGAGTTTCAAGGGCAGCGGGTACTCCGCGAATCGTAGCGTCATCGAATCCTCCTCATTGAGTCCTGCCGATAAGACGCTGCCGTACAAGACAATCAACCCATCAAGCAGAAGTATACCGATTGGTATACTAGGTCGAAGTTAGCAGCCCCGCAAGATCTGTCGGGTATCGCTACCAGCGGTGTTCCCGGCCCCGCTCGCGGTACCAGTCAATAAGGTCCGGATTGTCGATCGACCGCGGATCCAGTGACACGTCGGCACGCCCGGCCAACACCCCACAGATGGGGACCTCAAGCTTCTTACCAGTCCGGGTGTGCGGAATCCCGGGCGCCTCGATCACCTCATCGGGAACATGACGGGGCGATAGACGGGCGCGGATCTCCCGCGCGATGCGGGCCCCCAGATCCTCATCGAAAGTGTGCCCCGGCGCCATGGTGACGAACAGCGGCATCCAGTACGCACCGTCTGGGCCATCGACACCGAGCACGAATCCCTCGGCGATCTGCTCCATCGATTCGACGACCTCGTAGATGTCCGCCGAGCCCATCCGGATTCCGTTGCGATTCAACGTGGCATCGCTGCGCCCGTGGATCACCAGCGATCCCCGTTCGGTGACGGTCACCCAGTCGCCGTGCCGCCAGACTCCTGGTGCGCGGCCATCGGACCATTCGTGCTCGAAATAGGCGGCCCGATAACGCGATCCGTCGGAATCGTCCCAGAATCGGACAGGCATGCACGGCATCGGCTGCAGGATCACCATTTCGCCCACCTCCCCGATGAGCGACCGGCGATCGGGCGACCAGCTGCGCAGGTCCACCCCCAGGTAGCGAGCAGGCAGTTCACCGGGGCGTGCGGGTACTCCCGGAGTACCGCCGGCGAAGGCCGTGCAGACGTCGGTGCCTCCCGACAGGGACGATACCGCGACTCCGACATACCTTCCTGCCCACTCGAACAGGTCGGAAGACAGCGGAGACCCGCTGCTGCCCAAGGTTTTCAGCGCGCGCAGGTCATGCCCGGACGACGGCTCCAAACCTGCCTTCTTACTCGCCTGCAGGTGCCCGGGACTGGTACCAAAGTAGGTGACCCGCTCGGCTGCCAGTAGCTCCCACAGTCGATCCGCATTGGGGTACAGCGGATGTCCGCTGTAACAGACCACCGTCGACCCCACGAGAAGCCCGGCCAGACGAAAATTCCACATCATCCACGACAGCGCCGTCTGCCAGAAGAACACGTCGCCCGGCCCCAGATCACAGTGCAGCCCCGCGCCCTTAAGATGCTCCAGCAGCATGCCACCGTGACCGTGCACGATCCCCTTGGGCTTCCCCGTGGTGCCGGAGCTGAACAGGACCCAGATCGGATGATCGAACGGCACCATTTCCACGACGGGATCCGCACTACCCGTGGGTAACTCAACGATAAGCGCAGGATCTCCGGGCAGCAGGCGGTGCAGTTCAGCGGTGTCCGCGCTCTTGTCGACCCAGCGGCCGTTGTATTGGTATCCGGGGCCGGAAACGAGCACCTTGGGCTTGAGCTGCGCCAGCCGCGCGGCGGCACCCTCGGGGGCGTAGTCCTGGCCACATCCCGCCCACACCGCGCCGACAGCTGCGGTGGCCAGGAAGGCCACCATCGCGTCGGGCACATCCGGTAGGTAGGCGGCCACACAGTCGCCACGCCCCACCCCGAGACGGCGCAACTCCCCAGCCACGGCGCCGATCCGGCCGGCCAGTTCCCGCCAGCCGATCTCGG
Coding sequences within:
- a CDS encoding DNA polymerase domain-containing protein, producing MLQVAGREVTITHPSKVVFPPGDDTVGITKGDLVRYYLDVADGALRGVRDRPMILKRFVKGISNEAVFQKRVPEKRPDWVASAELHYARGTSAREAVVTDAASLAWVVNLGCVDLNPHPVRAHDLDHPDELRIDLDPVPGVPWGQILDVAFVVRGVLEDHGLTAWPKTSGSRGFHIYAPVAPRWTFRELRLAAETVAREVERRAPDLATSRWWKEERHGVFVDFNQNAKDRTVASAYSVRATPDARVSTPLHWDEVAGCRPESFTLHTVRERFADVGDPWRGMDDATGALDQLLELAAELGPAEKAPKGASRDGRRQSTMPLIEIARTKTKPEAQAALDVWRESHSSVAELLEPQDILIDGMRGPSSVWYRVRINLVHVPEAQRPAQEELIADYSPWG
- a CDS encoding AMP-binding protein, whose protein sequence is MGGSTYERFVEHVSHRHAVPRDRYDDVWRWSVESVPQFWRALWEFFEVPGRGLRNGDEGVLANAVMPGAQWFPGVELNYVAQILRHVDRDGVAIVGVDEAGERTEIGWRELAGRIGAVAGELRRLGVGRGDCVAAYLPDVPDAMVAFLATAAVGAVWAGCGQDYAPEGAAARLAQLKPKVLVSGPGYQYNGRWVDKSADTAELHRLLPGDPALIVELPTGSADPVVEMVPFDHPIWVLFSSGTTGKPKGIVHGHGGMLLEHLKGAGLHCDLGPGDVFFWQTALSWMMWNFRLAGLLVGSTVVCYSGHPLYPNADRLWELLAAERVTYFGTSPGHLQASKKAGLEPSSGHDLRALKTLGSSGSPLSSDLFEWAGRYVGVAVSSLSGGTDVCTAFAGGTPGVPARPGELPARYLGVDLRSWSPDRRSLIGEVGEMVILQPMPCMPVRFWDDSDGSRYRAAYFEHEWSDGRAPGVWRHGDWVTVTERGSLVIHGRSDATLNRNGIRMGSADIYEVVESMEQIAEGFVLGVDGPDGAYWMPLFVTMAPGHTFDEDLGARIAREIRARLSPRHVPDEVIEAPGIPHTRTGKKLEVPICGVLAGRADVSLDPRSIDNPDLIDWYRERGREHRW